From bacterium HR11:
CGAGACCTGCGGGCGGCGACCGGCGGGCGTCTCGACCCACAGGACCGGTACGCCGGCCGCCTCCAGACGCGGAAGGAGCGCCGAGACCGGCTGTCCGTCGGGTGGGACCAGGGCGAAGTGGTCCAGGCCGACGGCATCCGGCGGGGGCGGCGGCGCACCGACGCCGGCCCACGTGTTGACGGCCACGTAGTGGTGATAGCCATGGGCCGAGAAGAAGAGGGCCGACGGCCACCGGAGGGCCACATCGAACGCAAGCAAGTCCCGGTAGAAGGCCTCGGCCCGGCGCAAGTCGGCCACCTGGAGGTGAACGTGACCGATGGACGTCCCGGCTGGCATCCGCCAGGGCGTGTCGATGGAAGCCGACCGCAGGAGGTCTTCCCAGTCCAGGGCATCGACGGTCATGAGGACTGAGCCGCCCCGACGGGGCCATCGGTCCTCGGGTCGGTCGACGTAAAATTCCAGGCCGTTGCCGTCGGGGTCTCGCACGTAGAGGGACTCCGTCACGGCGTGATCGGCGCCCCCTTCCAGGACAACGCCGACGTTCGTCAGATGGACGAAAAGACGGGCCAGGTCGGCTCGGTCCGGAAGCCGGACGGCTACATGAAAAAGGCCGGTCGTGCGAGGCGGTCTGGGCCGAGCGTCGGGACGGACCCACAGGCGGAGGATAGGCTCGGAGGCGTCTTCGGGGAGGAGGTCGAGGCC
This genomic window contains:
- the catE gene encoding Catechol-2,3-dioxygenase, with protein sequence MSRTVSAWPVLIPWVQLVVRDGARAFYEQGLGFHVRPRDGGLDLLPEDASEPILRLWVRPDARPRPPRTTGLFHVAVRLPDRADLARLFVHLTNVGVVLEGGADHAVTESLYVRDPDGNGLEFYVDRPEDRWPRRGGSVLMTVDALDWEDLLRSASIDTPWRMPAGTSIGHVHLQVADLRRAEAFYRDLLAFDVALRWPSALFFSAHGYHHYVAVNTWAGVGAPPPPPDAVGLDHFALVPPDGQPVSALLPRLEAAGVPVLWVETPAGRRPQVSDPDGHRIVLLEPPA